From the Papaver somniferum cultivar HN1 chromosome 2, ASM357369v1, whole genome shotgun sequence genome, the window TCAGAACTACTAAAATTTGGACTCAAGAGGAtaagcatacctagtatgcgtacCATAGTTATTTGAAGTTCCGAAACATAGgtaggtacacatacccagtagcGTATCATGGTGTTTTGCATTCGTGAATGGGGggtggtacgcatacctagtacccGTACCTCAAAGGCCTGAGTTCGTGAATAACCTTAGGttacgcatacccagtacgtcTACCTTGGCTATTTGAATTCACGAACTAGTTCATAGGTACGCCTTTCGCATACCTACCTTGGCCAtatgaattcacgaactggtTCAAAGGTACACGTACCCTTTTACATACCCACCCAGTACGAATTAGcatatgctcatgaattattttcacaaatatgtGTAGTATTGCTACAACTCTCAAGGACACCTCTGAGATATCCTTAATCACTAATTCACCTTGTGTATGAGAATCATGATTCAAggcttaagtgtttaaatgaacacgatTATGATTATTAGTTCTCAAGGTATACTTTTCATGAACTATCATTATATACGGTTCCGGTACTttggaccatagtgtatattcttctatgtaatttcaaaACAAACTTCTCACGTACTTGCATGAATTCCAGAGTTTCATCTAAttagagaaagtgtttgcttgaatatcAAGTTACCTTAGCTTGAATCCTATGCATCCCTAGTCTTGAAAATCTAGAAATAGAGAGACTCTAACAACCAGGATTTCAATCGCTGACACTTCGGTGTCCTAGTTGTAtgatagagtcgtcctctatgaacGTAGGTTTCTtccgagaaacataattaggttgacGACTTAAAAACTTTACTTAGGTATTAGTGAATCCAggtacgactatctttaccttgatagtccatgtattttgttcttgttctttatgttatcgaggttatagtaatctctttcaggaacaaTATAAATAGTATTCGCAAAGTTATCCTCGTCTCGtactttgtgattccttaagataAATATCTGAAACTCTTCTTTATTGATcggtttaagattgttcttgagaggtggttaataatctaggcttctcagctaactaaGTGTAAGTGTTCCGAATAGAAGTTTGATAGCTTTatttattgcaaacatatttccaagccttgatctatgCAAATTTAAATGGAAATCGAATAggattatctgttagaggaagattggcatcaaaattcttcacttaggctgaagcaaATCTCAGGCTGTAAAGGATGCtatctaaggaaatcaattacGTATGGCCtttgaggttcaagagacgtaaggagcacgactgcaactgaattgcttggagggtgaatttagtctcaactacattccagtaggaggtctgatagtaggctaatgtctgtaacggcttaatacaatgcgaTGTTCAGATCTAGACAAGGTCCCGAAGTTTTTTTGcagttgcagttttcctcgttaacaaaattcttatgTGTGTGCTTTTTACTTTTCCGCACTTTTTTGTTGTTAAAAGTACAACACATGTTCATACTCCTAtcgaacgaaaaatttggtgttgtacttggtaccctctccttttcctCGTACCTAATTGTATATCAAGGTCAACCTAGTTAGTATCCAAACTGTATattatccaaattctaacaagaaCAAGTTTTATAGTAATTCTCAAcatacgaattcaacaagaacaaaaCTTGTCATGATCTATATAAGCTGAGCTAAAAACCATCCAGGTTGATCAATGTTACTACTTGTaatatttgaataacaaaaataaacaatataatacggaaaagattTAATACaagaccaaaaaaaataaaaaaaaacaacattattTATATAAATTAATACATGATTAACTTatctacaattttttttattataattggataaagagtattatcaCATTAACTAGTTTGAAATAAAAACAAGGATACTTTACTAAGTTACCCATTGCTATAAAAAGATAttctctctgtttcaaaaagaccgtcctctatttcatttccgtcagtttcaaaattgcgTCCAGCTTCTGATTATAGGCGtattttttcaatgaactctctattatagcctttaattttttatattcataaatgcatattAATGATACCTagtctaaaatattaaagaactttgtacaattaaggaaacaaatatatcattcGTTCCTTTTAAAAGACACTACATTTGGCTTCAAGAATCAAACTCCAtaaattcaatatcttttaaTTTTCCTTGTTTAGTTCCTATTTACAATCCTCTTAACAATTTTAGGCAATTTTTAATGCTTGCATTTTTATTAACATAAAATAGGTAAATAACTAAGTGTAGTCAAGTAAAGTATTATGGTCTCCTTAACATTTTGACAAAATCAAAGAGgactgtctttttgaaacggagggagtatgaaaTTGAATTATTAATGAAcccacaattgggggatactaaaaagaaaaaaagaaaaaacattatgaagtaaTTTAAAAAACCTCttataaaaaaaagataatgacTAAATAACCCTTGATTATCCCCCAAACATATTAAGGTATTGATTTTATCTTTTTAGTTGATAGAATAgagagagtagaagaagaagaagaagaaattttgatagATTTGAGTGACATGAGAGATTCTAATGAGGATATTGATGTGGGGAAATCCTCATATCCCCAACAAGAAGATGTTTACATTGATTTTCATGATTCTCAATTGCAACCTTTTATAGAGAATGAAACTTTCATCCATGAAAACCCCCAAAGTGAAACCCTAGATCAAATCCTAAACCAAACTTCAAATGAGGGAACATCCAAGAGAAACGAAGATACTTTCATACAAGAGAAACGAAGAAACTAATGACGCAAGTTCTCCAAATAATCATGTATTTATTTATTCGATGTGATTTTTGTTTATTTCAGTCGGCATTGAATTCATAAGAAAGACAATACCGACAGTTGATAATTAACAGTCAGCATTATCGTGGATGCTATTTCAATGCCGACTTACTACTCAACTGTCGGCATTGCTCTGACATATAATTACAATACCGACTGTACTGTCAGCACAAAAATATTCTGTTTCCAATACCGATTCTAATCATCCAATGGTCATTTTTTTGTTAGATCGTATCACACCCTTGGCTGCGGGACAGTTGGGTCCGGATACTTCCGATAAGTATGCGACTGGTTTGGATGGGAAAACCCAATACAGACACTACTTTCGGTATTGCGTTCAAACCCTAAGCAATACCGAAAGTCCCAATCGGTATTGTATTTATACACAAATCAATACCGAAAGTCCCAATCGATATTGCGTTCAAACCCTAAGCAATACCGACAGATGAACTGTTAACCTAATTTACCCTTAATTTTTGTTAAAACCTATCAAATTCAATCAAAACAATATGAAAATGGGTGGGAATCACTCACCTTCTAACTGGAGCCATTGTATTGAGTGGTTGATCATCGGAATCGTTTTTCTCTTCTTCCACAGGGTTTGCCTTATTTCGAGCAGCAATTCCCACACCAGGATCTAATGTTCTTCTTTGGCATTGTTTGTACTTCCGTCCCGTCATTACAATAGGATTTAATCGATGAAGAAATTTTTGGAATCGTCGATTAATTGACGATGAATCGAAGAAGTtatggaagaagagaagaagaagaagaggaggtgaAGAAGTGAAGGAGCATTAGAAAACTAGAAATTATGAAAAACAAGGATGGGGATacttttaatgttttttttttagtttttgttaAAGTGAAGGACATTGTTGACTTTTCATTATCAAAAAGAGTatccccttaaccaaaatctagTCTTATTTAACTATGAGTATCCCCAATTTCTGGTGGTATCCCAATTGTGGATTCTTATTAATCTTAGTTGCTCCATCTTtgatattttctttttaatttctttcATAAAAATATGAATTGCAAAACTAAGAAGGGGAACAAACTAACAAAGGCtacctgataaaaaaaaaagaatacatacATAATTTCTCATTGCATGGAGGAATTCGAAGAAATAATAGAAAAACGACCAAAAACATGTCCAGAAATTGGCGAAATACATCTAGTGTGATATTCCGTATTGTGAAATCGCACCTAAAACAAATAATACATAAACACATTGTGATATTCCCCTGTGTCTTGTACAATTTAGAAATAACATCTCACACAAAATTTATTTGCTTGGAGCACACCTCGGCTTTTCTCCAGCTGTCCAACGACCGATTAAAATTTTCTATCTACGCTTAGGTTCTTAATCTATATTCTTGGTATCCATGTACCAATGTCAAATGGTGTTTCCTACATGGTTGGCTTTCTTGGAAATGGATGTCGTTGAACTTGAATTAAGGCTTCTGCTTTGACAATTTCGCCGATAATCTTCCTCGCACAGTTTTCAGGTCTTTGtaatgtttgctttgtcttttcttCCTTCTCCCTTTTCTACACTTCTTACCTTTTAAACGAAGGCGACGGATCTCCGGATCAGCCCGACCTTTTCCCCATTCTGAGAAGGTGGAAAAAGATTTTTGTATTGTTGTTGAGAGTAACATGTCTGCCTCAGGGCAAACGTGGAAAGCTGCCTCAGGGCCAGACTGAAGAAACTTCAGTCCCAACTCTGTAAGCTCTGGGAATTTTATGGAAGGTCGAACCTGAACAAAAGTTGGAGATTACAGGTGGCCATTATTTTTCTGAAAAGCCTCATTAAAAGGCTAAAACACGCAACAGGCCAAAGGGCATTCAATTACTTACCATGTCTGCCCCCTCTCGTATGTACCCCTTATCTTCTAATATACGAGCAAGACCTTGCCACCATAAACGATCAGTTGCTGCAAATTTTGGACACTGTCCAAACAAATATCACATCAAAACTTGTCTACTCAAATGCAAAAGTGAAGGCTTTACTGGTAAGTGATAATATCTACATCAAAAATGTCTCAATTGTAAACATAAACAAGAGGGAAAACCACGAGTCAGGAACTACCTGTTCCCTTATTGTGCTGACCAATGTCCTGAAGTCCAGCTTTTCTGTGGGTCTCCCTTTACATAGTTCATCATCATAAGAGCCAACCCCATACCTCATATGCTCCTAAATTCAATAGATCTCAATCTCAGTAAAGATAACATGTCGTGAACATCCACTTGATAAATGCAACTCAAAAACGCCTTGAAATATAAAACAATCCTTTAATATGCAATCAAAATACAACAGCATTACATGGTAGACTAGGGATCTATTCTTATGAAAACCAAGGATTCTGGGTAAATGAGAACAAAATAGAAAATAGATAAAAAAGGGTTTCCAAGCTCATACTAAAATTGATCTTTCATAACCGACGCTGAAGTCTGAACCACGTTTCTTTCAAGATAATTGCAGTTTGTGTCATATGACTCGCATCAATGATCAATTAACTCAACTAAAAATGCCAAACTACTTGGTGCTTATTGATTGTTTGAATTATAAAAAGAATGCGTGCATAGTGATATAGAAACTGCTGAAGAAAGACTTACACATTGAGCTGCAAGTACCCTCAAGAAAATATCTGTCTCGATCTTCAGGTTTTGCGGTTCAGGAGGTCCAGCCACACACACATCACACCTGACAATTTTTATCGATGGTCTCCCTTTCAAAGAAACTAATATCAAGGGTTCACAAAGTAAGCAATCAATATGAAGGTTGAGCGACTTACAAAAGACACTTCTCATGACCAAAATCTTCTCCAAAGTACTGTACAAGTGTCTTAGCTCGGCACGTTGAATTACCCATACCGAACCTATGGATACATGAAAACCAAGAGATGGTATCTTTAAATGTTCACAGAACAATATATAAACTCATCTGGTCAAGGAAAGGGAGATGCACATGATTCTCCAATGAAGAGCGATACAAAACCTGAAGCAATCAGATAACATTTTATATGCTTGTTTCGACTGTTCTTCACTCCGTTTACTCGGCAGAAGTGTAGGCGTTCTTAAAAGGTTAGCATATAGAACTGCTTGACAGAAACCAGAAGTTTATAAAAGATTATGGAGAATCATGGATAGTAGGCAAGTATAAGCTATGTGCATAATGTGCGAAATAGAGTATGGAAGGTGTTCTGAGTTCCTCATGCATCATATACAAACATCTAGAGAAACATCTTAGAGGAGATCCCCTCACTCCAAAAGTGATTGCTAGTTTACTTGGATAGACAGTTAGACATACTCTACCACTGTAGCGCAAGCATGAAGTTGAATGTTTTAAAGAACTTACTGCAATCTGCTAATTTTCCATCCCTTCCAGCTCGACCTGCTTCCTGATAGTATGCCTCTAAACTCTGCCATTAAAGAAACGGATAATGAGGGGAAAATGTTGGATGCCTTTTATAGGAAATGATCAAATACTTACAGTAGTGCTGAGATAAATATATCAATTACTAGAGATATAGACCTGTGGCCAACCATAATGAATGATTTTCCGTACGTTTGACTTGTCTATCCCCATTCCGAAAGCAATTGTTGCAACAACAACCTGGAGAGTGGGAGATATAAGTCAGACCACCTTTCGAAGCATCAGTAAGGACAATATCATCTCCATTCTGGTGATAGTTACTATGTACAGGTTTTATATAAAACAAAATCCACAATTACAACTAGATTATTGTATTAACTAATTTAACACCATACCTctaaggagttttcatggaacTCCTTGTGGACCTTTCTAAGATGCACTTTTGGAAGCTGAAACAAAGTCAGAAGATTACTTTTGAACCACATAGAAAGTGAAAACTGAATATATAACGCCTATAGAGATTGTACACAATAGCTGCATCACAAGTTCAAGAATCAGAAAATTACTAAATTTATTTGAAATATGCAGAAGCAAAGAAGGGTCAAAATCTAGTACTATCATGTATTATTTGCTACCGTTGAATTCTATGTTTGGTTTTAGATTAATAGCTCTTTAATTTGAAATCACCGGGCCATAAAATAAACGTTAATGAAACTTAAGTGATTGAACATATAGACATTACAATCTAGACATGGAAAAAGTAGGGCAACTTAACAGTAATCAATTTAGATTTGCACCTTTGCATTGTAAGCAAAGGCAACTTAACAGTAATCAACTTAGATTTGCACCTTTGCATTGTAAGCAGCGGCCCTTATGCCAAACGTACACAAATACTTCGCCAACGCTACAGTTTCTTTTCTAGTTGGCACATAAACAATAGTGGGCCCCCCATCGGAAGGCTCTGCCAGAAGTCGCAGTCTGTCCTGCAGGTTGATTGGAGGATCATTTGTCTCAGACGGATTCTGCATATCCATATTCTCAGATGAAATACCACCATTGAATTCACCACAAGTAACTGCAAAACATGGACATATGTTTAATGCGGCACAACCTTGCACTTTCATTTTTGAAATAAATTTGAGCTTTATGAGTCTTCTAAAAGTGCCTTTTAATTTTTCAATGGACATAGATTATGTATGAGCCTACTTCTTTACTCCAGAATCTGCTATCGTATGACTTATCCAGCTTAAGCATATGTATGTGAGAATCAAACATTTGTAAGTGAGTGGGAGCAGAATAtgtagaatgaaaaaaaaatcagaaaataggTTACCATCCAAATCATCAACACTTTGTGGAACGTCTAACTCATCTTCCAGAAATTCAACTGACAGTTGCTTTTTCTTACGAGAAGCTACACCCTTCCTATTGCTTAAGCTAACTTCAGCGTCATTTCCATCAGAGAACTCATCTTCAAAGTCCTCCAAATCACTTAGAGAGGTTTCTTCTGTATCAGATAAACTATCGTTTACATATCCCATAGAGCAGTCAGACTCGCCCACAGAGTCCTCAACCACATTGTTGTGTCTACTTTTGCCAACAACTCTTTGTGTCTTATACAAATCTATCAATTCCTGAAAATCCTTCTCATAAGAATTCCCACATGTCCTACTATGTTTTACctgtaaatataaaataataagaaaatagcAATACAGTCATACAGAGTTGGGATAATGAACAAGATTAACTTACTGAAAAGCGAAGATTTGGTCGGAAGAATGATGTGAGGACTATCTTTGTTTCTATAGACATGCACAAGGATTTAAGGATGTCATCCCGAACTCGAAACGTTGCAGTAGCAGTTAATGCCATTAGTGGGATATTGGACTTCAAGAATCTCAAATTGCATGTGTTGAAGCTATCTTTCAATACAGATAATCGCCTAAAATATGAATAGAGGGACCAGTCGTCAGAATAACAACCATTGCTTACCTTGGCACAAGGGACCATAACAACAGATCTAAGATACAGTTGGATTCACCCAAAAAAGTCAACTGGTGGAATTTCTTGAGTTGGAACACTGAGGTTTTTCACTAGTGAGAGGAATTTAAAATACTATGCTCAGTGGGGAAGAGTCCGAGAAACTAAATATACCGAGGTCCATGGTATGCAGTATCCTAAGTTGAACTCACCCTGATGGGTTCTTTCACCTAGTGCTGATACCAGCATTATTTAGGATTATAATGAAGCCTAATCTAGGTTCAGATGTGGAACTTTAAAATATTTAGCACAATGAGGCACTAGCTCATTTACTGGCTATTCATCTAGAAGTAAAGTCGTACACTGGAATAAACAGAGAAGTGGACGAGAAAGAAAAAATTAACCTGTAGTCAGGTCGGAAGTCATGTCCCCACTTAGAGACACAGTGGGCTTCATCAATGGCAAAGAGTGCTATCCCGTGATTTTCTGCAAGCTTTTGAAGAGGTCCTATGAGTCtgtgaaaatagagaagaaagaTAATCAGAAAGACTTTGTTGTGCAAACACTCCTTTTAGTACCAAATAAGTCAACGGCCAAATAATACGTTTACCTCAAAACTGTCTCTGGGCAAATATAAACAATACTATACATGCCATTCATTGCTTTCTGTTCTACACTAGTATCAGTTTGTCCTGATCCAAGAAAGCAAGCTGATATCCCGTGTTTATCTAGCTTTAAGCACTGATCGTGCATTAAACTTATCAAGGGTGATAGCACAATAACAACCTTTCCTGTCAACAATGCTGGAAGCTGGAAGCATAGCGATTTCCCTGCATATCCCAAAACATGGTTTTTACACTTGTTTGGCGAGTGAACTTACAGCAAAGTGTAATAATGTTAACTCAGACGCAGACATAACACATACCAGATCCTGTTGCAGCAAGAACAAGAGAATCTTGATTAGCCAACCAAGACTCCAGCGCTTCCTTCTGGAAGTTCTTCAATGTGGAAAATCCAAAATGTTTCTGTAACACATTACTCGCTTTCACTTCCCAATCTGCTCCAATCCCCTGCTCTTGTAAATTTTCAGCAACAAATACAGTTGAACCCATTGTACTGCCCGTATAAGAACGACACGCTGTATTCACTTCTTTAGGCCTAGACACCAACTCTGGTTCAGAAATGGATGTACCCACCTCTCCCTCAATCCTACTTCTTTTGAGTCTAGGTGGTTGGAAATGGTCCGTAATACTTGACTGTTTAGCCCGACCAGAAGACAACGATGAAGTCACCGCCCTCTTTCCCAGCACACGTCTGCTACTAAGTGCACAAGAAGGTTTCGAATCACCCAACGACGAACCTGTACTTACATTCCTAGGTTTTTTATGATGACTACAcggattaataatgaaatcaactGCTTTATCAAGAATTGGACCTACTGATTCTACGGCTTCAATAACTTGAGAGAACTCAAAACCCATTTCAATCAATTCAGCAATGACATGGTCAGACGATATGCTGCTCTTCTCCATGGTCTACAATCTTTATTCCCGACCCATTGCAATCGTAAAATCGATATATCAATCCCAGAAAGGAACCCTAAATTGAATTAATACATTGAAAATCAATTAATCGGgagtaataaataaataaatagacttTATCTTAGGTTATCGATAGTTTCCTACACAGATTAGATTTCAATCCAATCTATGTTAGATCCCTTCCAACTAGGGAGAGATTTGAAATAGCAAGGGCTGAGAGGGTCTTAAAACGCGCGAAATAAAAATCACATTTGAGACCCACGTTTGATGATCTGGTGCAACTAATTTGTAACGTATGTGAAGAAAACGTATGTTTGAGTTTTGGCCCTACTATAGCCAAGTTTGGGCAATTCCTATGATAATGTTCAAATGAAAAACTTTGTTGAGCCAGTTGAATGGCCAAACATGTTTCTCCATTATGGAAAAGAAGTGGGCGGTTGAGAACTAAGCGCCCGGACGAAGTCCCAGTGTTGGCGCGCGTGGTTCAAACGCTGGTGCTGGTAGTTCAAGCGTTGGCGATTCAAGAAGCAACGCGAGCGATCTTATAAGAGTCGCCGGCGTTTCAATCAAGACCACCAACGGCTAGTGTCTATCTCCATAAATACGGTTCGAGTTTGATCTCACAAAttcacaacaatctttcatccgatcaatcttttcttaatttcaatttctttcaattttcaaccatgaattctgattttgattcttctgaggaagatatggagatggatgaaatgttgtaagaagaagaggaagaaatgtgtatggagtttttgcgTCAAATGAATGAAGATgcaatcaagatagaagaaggcgaAATTTTAAGTTGCAATTACAATCCGAGatcataccaaagcctttagaTCCATAATAAGTTGCGACTAGAAGATGGACTTGGCgagatcgacatttttaccacgaaaagatgcatgattattttaatcatgattgtGTCTATTTCGATGAGGATTTTCAACGACGATTCCGCATGGGCCGCAATttgacgcaaaggattattgccgagctttgtcaagtacaacctttatttaattatcagtatgatgcacgaaaTGTACGAGGCTTTAGTCCCCAACAAAAGGTCATTGCGGCCTTCCGTATACTATGTTACGGGGTACCAGCGGATTCCATGGATGATTACATCCGTATTGGGAAAACAACTGCCTTTAGttatctcaaattgttttgcgaaacaattgtcgagcattttggtccaacctttttaagaaatcctactcaggaagatgttcaaagaataactgaAGAAAACACCATGAGGGGTCTTCCAAGgtgctaggtagtcttgactgcatgcactggATGTGGCATGCGTGTCCGGTTGAATGAGTGTACTGATGATCGTTGGTTTTGGCATGCCTTTTTTGGACTCTcgggttcaaataacgatctcaacgttttgtataagtcaccattgtttgaagatcttaagagTGGGATCGCGccgcactgtaatttcaccatcaataGTCATCACTGCACTCAAGGTTATCATCTAGCAGACGgaatctatccagaatggtcaactatggttcaagcttataaACAAATAGGTTTTGGACCGACGAATTCGAAGGATATGAAGTACTTTAACACCCAACAGATGAAATGCATaaaggatgttgaacgcgctTTTGGCATAGTGAAAAGGAAGTTTTCCATCATAGCTGGGCCGACACGCTTTTTTGATCTtcaaaaaatgaacaaaaattatGCTGACTTAtatcattctgcataacatggtcattgaagaaaccaggcgtgacccaacctggactagttttccagatgaagatttggCGCCCGATCTTGTAGTGGAGCATGGGCGTCCACAAGAgaatatagactttccattgaCAGACTCCAAAATCGGGGAATCTATGGAAAACTAAAACAAGATCTGACTAAGCACATTTGGACTTTAAAAGGAGCAAGAGACGATGCGCGGGGGAGAGGCAGAGGCAGATAAATGTTATTTTCAATTTAGTATT encodes:
- the LOC113349653 gene encoding ATP-dependent DNA helicase Q-like SIM isoform X2, which codes for MEKSSISSDHVIAELIEMGFEFSQVIEAVESVGPILDKAVDFIINPCSHHKKPRNVSTGSSLGDSKPSCALSSRRVLGKRAVTSSLSSGRAKQSSITDHFQPPRLKRSRIEGEVGTSISEPELVSRPKEVNTACRSYTGSTMGSTVFVAENLQEQGIGADWEVKASNVLQKHFGFSTLKNFQKEALESWLANQDSLVLAATGSGKSLCFQLPALLTGKVVIVLSPLISLMHDQCLKLDKHGISACFLGSGQTDTSVEQKAMNGMYSIVYICPETVLRLIGPLQKLAENHGIALFAIDEAHCVSKWGHDFRPDYRRLSVLKDSFNTCNLRFLKSNIPLMALTATATFRVRDDILKSLCMSIETKIVLTSFFRPNLRFSVKHSRTCGNSYEKDFQELIDLYKTQRVVGKSRHNNVVEDSVGESDCSMGYVNDSLSDTEETSLSDLEDFEDEFSDGNDAEVSLSNRKGVASRKKKQLSVEFLEDELDVPQSVDDLDVTCGEFNGGISSENMDMQNPSETNDPPINLQDRLRLLAEPSDGGPTIVYVPTRKETVALAKYLCTFGIRAAAYNAKLPKVHLRKVHKEFHENSLEVVVATIAFGMGIDKSNVRKIIHYGWPQSLEAYYQEAGRAGRDGKLADCILYANLLRTPTLLPSKRSEEQSKQAYKMLSDCFRFGMGNSTCRAKTLVQYFGEDFGHEKCLLCDVCVAGPPEPQNLKIETDIFLRVLAAQCEHMRYGVGSYDDELCKGRPTEKLDFRTLVSTIREQCPKFAATDRLWWQGLARILEDKGYIREGADMVRPSIKFPELTELGLKFLQSGPEAAFHVCPEADMLLSTTIQKSFSTFSEWGKGRADPEIRRLRLKGKKCRKGRRKKRQSKHYKDLKTVRGRLSAKLSKQKP
- the LOC113349653 gene encoding ATP-dependent DNA helicase Q-like SIM isoform X1; this translates as MEKSSISSDHVIAELIEMGFEFSQVIEAVESVGPILDKAVDFIINPCSHHKKPRNVSTGSSLGDSKPSCALSSRRVLGKRAVTSSLSSGRAKQSSITDHFQPPRLKRSRIEGEVGTSISEPELVSRPKEVNTACRSYTGSTMGSTVFVAENLQEQGIGADWEVKASNVLQKHFGFSTLKNFQKEALESWLANQDSLVLAATGSGKSLCFQLPALLTGKVVIVLSPLISLMHDQCLKLDKHGISACFLGSGQTDTSVEQKAMNGMYSIVYICPETVLRLIGPLQKLAENHGIALFAIDEAHCVSKWGHDFRPDYRRLSVLKDSFNTCNLRFLKSNIPLMALTATATFRVRDDILKSLCMSIETKIVLTSFFRPNLRFSVKHSRTCGNSYEKDFQELIDLYKTQRVVGKSRHNNVVEDSVGESDCSMGYVNDSLSDTEETSLSDLEDFEDEFSDGNDAEVSLSNRKGVASRKKKQLSVEFLEDELDVPQSVDDLDVTCGEFNGGISSENMDMQNPSETNDPPINLQDRLRLLAEPSDGGPTIVYVPTRKETVALAKYLCTFGIRAAAYNAKLPKVHLRKVHKEFHENSLEVVVATIAFGMGIDKSNVRKIIHYGWPQSLEAYYQEAGRAGRDGKLADCTVLYANLLRTPTLLPSKRSEEQSKQAYKMLSDCFRFGMGNSTCRAKTLVQYFGEDFGHEKCLLCDVCVAGPPEPQNLKIETDIFLRVLAAQCEHMRYGVGSYDDELCKGRPTEKLDFRTLVSTIREQCPKFAATDRLWWQGLARILEDKGYIREGADMVRPSIKFPELTELGLKFLQSGPEAAFHVCPEADMLLSTTIQKSFSTFSEWGKGRADPEIRRLRLKGKKCRKGRRKKRQSKHYKDLKTVRGRLSAKLSKQKP